The nucleotide sequence CgtctaataaatttcaagaaataaataaatttcaaacaataaaCAGCAAAAAATGAAACAGATAATATTTACCGATATCGTCTATTTTATCCGAATGTTTCTTCAATTCGCGCAGCATATCAATGAAATCATTTTTAGTGATATTATTCGTTTCTCTGTAGTCCATGGTCTCCTGGACaacgcgcatgtaaaacttagtGATCTCCGATCGCGGCAAGATGTAGCCGTAGAGAACATCGAAGAGCCACGGCAAGTAGTCCTTGATGCTGAATCGTACGCAATCCCAGAAGGGCGGCTGGACTACATCTCTTCCTATCCTGCGAAATTCGCTGTCCTCATTCGACATGGCATTCATATTGATGCCTAAGGTGCAGCTACCGATGACGTCGGTGGTGTATTTAGCCATCAGCTCACGGCACTCTATGGGCTCATTTTTGTTCACTAATTTTTCCACGTATTGGACAAGGTGGTCAGAGCATTCTGATATTAACGCGAACATCTCCTTTAGTTTACGGGATGTAAAAACAGGCGTCAACTTCGCCCTTAATGGTCGCCATCTTTTCGGATCCAAAGCGAAAAGATGTTGCGACAGCGGATCGGCCTGCATAACAACAAGAAAAATGCATTTGAGTAAATTTAgctcaaaattaaattccacCAGATTACAAAAACTCGCTTAACCCGCCTCAAGACCCCAACGTCGAGActcgatataatattttgttccaACAGCTCCATCCTTAcggaaaaatattacagaagGGCCACTGTAGTTGCGAAAAAAGTACATGaaactataataaaagttatagtaATTGCTGTAGTTTTGTGTGCTTTTTTGCAACTACAGCTTTTTCCATAAAGAAAGCATCAAGCTAGATTCGACATAAAGTTCTTACATACTTTAcactgtattttttaaattaaaagtatttctaATGCTTATTATGActcaatatttacattatatcaatatttcgtTTTGTCTCGTTATCGcgtcgttaaatattttacaaaatcgcATTTTTGGCATCTATgcgaaagaaaattgtttCCTATCATGTAAAAGGAAATCTGGACTTCATCAAACCAAATACTTCAAACAACATCatacgttattaaaatttagaacaaaatgtaataattatttttgaaatatattattaatgacaacatatatccaatatattttttatctcctctatatataagaaaattaaatttaataaaaaagtatttaaaatttttattgcagaaTTCTTCGATTTTCTGAAACTGAGCAATTGATACGgagcaaaatgtttttttcacgCAAGGGGTTAAGACTTCTTGAAGCAAATTTCACGATTTTCATCATTCAAAATAATgatgtatcaaaattttcacaaaaagcACTTTGTTTAGATttctaataaaacaatttaaactatttaaagTATGCGCACCCTGTCATGAGAGGCGTACCCTCTATCGGCGAATATAGAGaaatctttgataaaaatatccttAATTAAATCTGGATGTTTCACGACAAGGATGGGTGTTCTCCCAGCGAATATACCAATCAATGGTTCATCTTTGTAGTCGTTGTACAGTTTCGTCACATAATTGCTCCAAGACACCTTTCCAAGTACAAGGTTTTTAAAAGTGCCGAATCCTGGTATCGGTCGTGGGCCAGGAACGCCGCGTGATTTCCAAAAGTCGAAAGTTGacgtaaaaaagtaataaagagCGAAAATTACGGTGGCGATGCCGCACAAAATTTCGAAGGATTCCATTGTCCACCCGAACGTCGATCGATTATCAggaataatctttattaaagtaatagataaagcaaaaaattgacccattaattaaataaatttctatcttGAAAAGTTATAAAGTTGATAAGattcaaacaaaatatatgcttaataacgtataataatgttatattaaatgcTTCAAAAGTATAATAAGGCGCATAAAGAATACGCGTGAGCTTCAAATAATGAAGGTATGATGTCATCGCTAAACAATAAAggaaacaaaataatgaaaaagtttGTCGAAGTTTAGCCTGTGacttatattatctttatcgctTTTAAAGGTTTATAACTTACTTAAGGAAAGTGAGAAATAACTGTCCAAATATCAATACAgctattatattctttcgattatttttatattctttcgattatttttatatttttacattaagaaataaatgatttttgtgTCTGAAAAACCAGTTATAAGtgtcacttttattttatcaacgaAAGAACTGTTCAAAATTCGCTACGCTGTTGCCTTTTATAAGTTACgttaatatatgtgtatcaaTAGctagctaattaaaattttaaaaaatcagataACATTCGATGCTATGTTGCATGTAAAACTATTCCATTCAATATGCTGAATAGATCAATTTTAACGTTACatattgtaaatatgtaaatcctcctttttaaaaaaaggcatgttaaGTCGATACTCGCATATCTCGAAGTTTTTTGTtgccgcttttccgcgatgccaaTTGATTCTCTCGCTGCGgttacttcatttgcagctgtcatcgtatattttgacagttgtgtgtatcaagaagttaatagtgtaatagtaattgcataatgttaaagctaaatagcgcgcgtgaagcgcgcgtctgtggtGTCTAGtattgtcaattaaaaatagtaaataacaaGCGCAAACAAAATAGTAAACATCAAACATATGacaaagcaaaaaatatttatgcacagaaataaataaaacaaaagagaaaattaaattaaaactcataattatataagagtTCCAagccaaataataaattcaatgtcaaattaaataaaaattgtaagaaaaacaatattttttattcaaaccattatatatattttactatacctacatatttatgctaattaaaaaattatgtaaaaattttataaaatata is from Temnothorax longispinosus isolate EJ_2023e chromosome 10, Tlon_JGU_v1, whole genome shotgun sequence and encodes:
- the LOC139820158 gene encoding probable cytochrome P450 6a13; amino-acid sequence: MESFEILCGIATVIFALYYFFTSTFDFWKSRGVPGPRPIPGFGTFKNLVLGKVSWSNYVTKLYNDYKDEPLIGIFAGRTPILVVKHPDLIKDIFIKDFSIFADRGYASHDRADPLSQHLFALDPKRWRPLRAKLTPVFTSRKLKEMFALISECSDHLVQYVEKLVNKNEPIECRELMAKYTTDVIGSCTLGINMNAMSNEDSEFRRIGRDVVQPPFWDCVRFSIKDYLPWLFDVLYGYILPRSEITKFYMRVVQETMDYRETNNITKNDFIDMLRELKKHSDKIDDIDLTDSLIVSQALVFFVAGYETSSMAMTNALYELALNQKIQDRLRNEIDQGYIKHAGNLTYANIKEMNFLDKVFKEVLRKYPVGLFYTRKTMSSYTFNDTKVSIPKGQIIWIPLHAMHRDPNIYPEPDIFDPERFNEEAVQSRHPMVYLPFGVGPRNCIGSRFAVYQTKLGLIKVLRNYKVEPCEKTQVPYAVNDKKLILTPKDGIYLRLIKINRD